The Triticum aestivum cultivar Chinese Spring chromosome 3A, IWGSC CS RefSeq v2.1, whole genome shotgun sequence genome includes a region encoding these proteins:
- the LOC123056841 gene encoding agamous-like MADS-box protein AGL80, whose amino-acid sequence MARKKVTLQYIPNDSTRRGTFKKRRRGLMKKASELAILCDVRACVLVYGEGETMPEVFPSHAGAAKILNIFRKMPELEQCKKMMNQEGFLRQRIDKLRDQVHKFGRESRDREIRVLLHKAMRGSLPGLVGLNIEELTSVGWKVEMLLKGIGDRIAKLRGQPPTPYLTGNLDMGSSAVYQSLPTQEGCLDMVRSGGDLGALVCSGYSGGHDAASTSASVGYSDGDMMQPFDLGFGWQWGTDLGASSSPFPPM is encoded by the coding sequence ATGGCTCGCAAGAAGGTGACCCTCCAGTACATCCCCAACGACTCGACCCGGCGTGGCACCTTCAAGAAGCGCCGTCGGGGCCTGATGAAGAAGGCCAGCGAGTTGGCCATCTTGTGTGACGTCAGGGCGTGCGTGCTGGTGTACGGCGAGGGAGAGACGATGCCGGAGGTGTTCCCATCGCACGCTGGGGCGGCGAAAATCCTGAACATATTCAGGAAGATGCCGGAGCTAGAGCAGTGCAAGAAGATGATGAACCAGGAGGGCTTTCTCCGCCAGCGCATCGACAAGCTCCGGGACCAGGTCCACAAGTTCGGGCGCGAGAGCCGGGACCGCGAGATTAGGGTCCTCCTGCACAAGGCCATGCGCGGCAGCCTCCCTGGCCTCGTCGGCCTCAACATTGAGGAGCTCACCAGCGTCGGCTGGAAGGTCGAAATGCTCCTCAAGGGCATCGGCGATCGCATCGCGAAACTCCGGGGGCAGCCGCCGACTCCATACCTGACCGGCAACTTGGACATGGGGTCTTCTGCGGTATATCAGTCGCTGCCTACACAGGAGGGCTGTCTTGACATGGTTAGATCCGGAGGGGACCTCGGTGCTCTTGTCTGTAGTGGCTACTCTGGTGGCCACGATGCCGCAAGCACCAGCGCCAGCGTCGGCTACTCCGACGGTGATATGATGCAACCCTTTGATCTAGGGTTCGGTTGGCAGTGGGGCACCGATCTTGGAGCATCTTCGAGTCCTTTCCCTCCcatgtag